A region of Faecalibacterium taiwanense DNA encodes the following proteins:
- the radA gene encoding DNA repair protein RadA: MGRCPSCGSWNTMNEDVVAEAPKAGTAAAKQAAAARPEGVTTLTAKRLSEISMTEEKSRILTGISELDRVLGGGIVLGGVVLLSGEPGVGKSTMLLQLCGAISNQHSVLYITGEESVRQVKLRAARLKVPQDNIFLAAENDVDEICGLIEKEKPDLVVIDSIQTMRCMDISSSAGTVSQVKESAARLLAVAKKQEIPMFIVGHVNKDGAIAGPKVMEHIVDTVLYFEGDKMLPYRILRAAKNRYGSTNELGMFDMTGQGLAEIENPSQMLLEGRPLGVSGNCVACTMEGSRPILSEIQALATKTNFPAPRRACSGYDYNRMNLLIAVLEKRAGYFFGNLDVYINIVGGIALRDTACDLSVCLSMVSSLLDRPVSDKLIAIGEVGLGGEVRSVPNLEQRLHEAERIGFERAVIPKHSLNHLSPADYPGMQLIGAAYITDAINALKSDRL, translated from the coding sequence ATGGGCCGCTGCCCAAGCTGCGGCAGCTGGAACACGATGAACGAGGACGTTGTAGCGGAAGCCCCCAAAGCAGGTACTGCCGCAGCCAAACAGGCGGCAGCCGCCCGCCCGGAAGGGGTGACCACCCTGACCGCAAAACGCCTTTCTGAGATCAGCATGACCGAAGAAAAAAGCCGTATTCTGACCGGCATTTCGGAGCTGGACCGTGTACTTGGCGGCGGCATTGTGCTGGGCGGCGTTGTGCTTTTGAGCGGTGAGCCGGGTGTGGGCAAATCTACTATGCTTCTGCAGCTGTGCGGTGCTATTTCCAACCAGCACAGCGTTTTGTATATCACTGGCGAGGAATCGGTGCGGCAGGTCAAGCTGCGCGCTGCCCGGCTGAAAGTGCCGCAGGATAACATCTTTCTGGCAGCGGAGAATGATGTGGACGAGATCTGCGGCCTGATCGAAAAAGAAAAGCCGGACCTCGTGGTCATCGACTCCATCCAGACGATGCGCTGCATGGATATCTCGTCCTCCGCCGGTACGGTAAGTCAGGTCAAGGAAAGTGCGGCCCGCCTGCTGGCCGTGGCCAAAAAGCAGGAGATTCCCATGTTCATTGTGGGCCATGTGAACAAGGACGGTGCCATTGCAGGCCCCAAAGTCATGGAGCATATCGTGGATACGGTGCTTTACTTTGAGGGCGATAAAATGCTGCCGTACCGCATCCTGCGTGCGGCCAAGAACCGTTATGGCTCCACCAATGAGCTGGGCATGTTTGATATGACGGGGCAGGGCCTTGCTGAGATCGAAAACCCTTCACAGATGCTGCTGGAAGGCCGTCCTCTTGGCGTTTCCGGCAACTGTGTGGCCTGTACCATGGAGGGCAGCCGTCCCATTTTGAGCGAAATTCAGGCCCTTGCAACCAAAACCAATTTTCCAGCACCGCGCCGTGCCTGCAGCGGCTACGACTACAACCGCATGAATCTGCTGATTGCTGTGCTGGAAAAGCGTGCAGGGTATTTCTTTGGCAACCTGGATGTATATATCAACATCGTGGGCGGCATTGCGCTGCGTGATACTGCCTGTGATCTTTCTGTCTGCTTGAGTATGGTCTCCTCGCTGCTGGACAGGCCCGTCAGCGATAAGCTGATCGCCATTGGCGAGGTCGGCCTTGGCGGTGAAGTGCGCAGCGTACCCAATCTGGAACAGCGCCTGCATGAGGCAGAGCGTATCGGCTTTGAACGTGCGGTGATCCCGAAGCACAGCCTGAATCATCTGAGTCCGGCAGATTATCCTGGAATGCAGCTGATCGGCGCGGCTTATATCACCGATGCGATCAATGCCCTGAAATCTGACCGCTTATAA
- the tgt gene encoding tRNA guanosine(34) transglycosylase Tgt has product MPSLTTYKLLKQEHDARRGEFKTVHGTVQTPAFQNVATAGAIKGGLSAHDLKEIGAQVMLCNTYHLHLRPGDKLVADMGGLHKFTRWNGPILTDSGGFQVFSLAKLRKITEEGVTFASHLDGHRIFMGPEESMQIQANLGSTIAMAFDECVENPAQHDYSKASCERTTRWLKRCKIEMARLKHEGISVNPDQLLFGINQGCTFADLRVEHMKQIADLDLDGYAIGGLAVGEPTEVMYEMISQVEPHMPKDKIRYLMGVGTPGNIIEAVARGVDLFDCVMPSRNARHGHLNTWGGIINIKNAKYERDERPIDPACGCPVCRSYSRAYIRHLFKAEEILGMRLAVMHNLWFYNHLMERIRDELDAGTFMAFHDKYVKLLDTRI; this is encoded by the coding sequence ATGCCTTCTTTGACGACCTACAAACTGCTCAAGCAGGAACACGACGCCCGGCGGGGCGAGTTCAAGACCGTGCACGGCACGGTGCAGACGCCCGCTTTTCAGAACGTGGCTACTGCCGGTGCTATCAAGGGTGGCCTTTCGGCCCATGACCTTAAGGAGATCGGTGCGCAGGTGATGTTGTGCAATACTTATCATCTTCACCTTCGCCCCGGCGACAAGCTGGTAGCCGATATGGGCGGTCTGCACAAATTTACCCGCTGGAACGGCCCCATTCTGACCGACAGTGGTGGATTTCAGGTATTCAGTCTGGCAAAGCTGCGCAAGATCACCGAAGAGGGCGTGACCTTTGCCTCCCATCTGGACGGCCACCGCATCTTTATGGGACCGGAAGAGAGTATGCAGATCCAGGCAAACCTTGGCTCTACCATCGCCATGGCCTTTGATGAGTGCGTAGAGAACCCCGCACAGCACGATTATTCCAAGGCCAGCTGCGAACGAACGACCCGTTGGCTGAAACGCTGTAAGATTGAAATGGCCCGCCTGAAGCACGAGGGCATTTCCGTGAATCCCGATCAGCTGCTGTTTGGCATCAATCAGGGCTGCACCTTTGCTGATCTGCGTGTGGAGCACATGAAGCAGATCGCAGACCTCGATCTAGACGGTTACGCCATCGGCGGTCTGGCTGTGGGCGAGCCCACCGAGGTGATGTATGAAATGATCAGTCAGGTGGAGCCCCACATGCCCAAGGATAAGATCCGCTATCTGATGGGCGTGGGCACGCCGGGCAATATCATCGAGGCCGTTGCCCGCGGCGTGGATCTGTTTGACTGTGTAATGCCCAGCCGCAACGCACGGCATGGTCACCTGAACACCTGGGGCGGTATCATCAACATTAAGAATGCAAAGTATGAGCGTGATGAACGCCCCATTGATCCTGCTTGTGGCTGCCCGGTCTGCCGCAGCTATTCCCGTGCCTATATCCGCCACCTGTTCAAAGCGGAGGAGATTTTGGGAATGCGCCTTGCCGTCATGCACAACCTGTGGTTCTATAACCATCTGATGGAGCGCATCCGGGATGAGCTGGATGCAGGCACCTTCATGGCTTTCCACGATAAATATGTAAAGCTTCTGGATACCCGAATTTGA
- the queA gene encoding tRNA preQ1(34) S-adenosylmethionine ribosyltransferase-isomerase QueA yields MLKKDFWYDLPKELIAQEPADPRDSARLMVLSQKDDSIQHKIFHDLPEFLEPGDLLVVNNSKVLPARIVGVKQPTGAVCELLLLRQVKGDQWECLAKPGKRMQPGTKVSFGDGSLTAVVDETMEDGNKYVTFYYDTETLYEKLDEFGKMPLPPYITKQLEDQSQYQTVYAKELGSAAAPTAGLHFTPELMDTIRAKGVNIAEVTLHVGLGTFRPVQEDEIADHKMHSEWYCIDEKTAQMIRDTKAAGHRVIAVGTTSCRTLEAVAAKYGEIRACSGNTSIFLYPGVKFNCIDGLITNFHLPESTLIMLVSALYGYEKTMAAYKVAVEERYRFFSFGDAMLIL; encoded by the coding sequence ATGTTAAAAAAAGATTTTTGGTATGATTTACCCAAAGAGCTCATTGCACAGGAGCCGGCTGACCCCAGAGACTCTGCACGGCTGATGGTGCTGAGCCAGAAAGACGACAGCATCCAGCACAAGATCTTCCACGATCTGCCGGAATTTTTAGAGCCGGGCGACCTGCTGGTGGTAAACAATTCCAAGGTCCTGCCCGCCCGCATCGTGGGCGTCAAGCAGCCCACCGGTGCTGTGTGTGAGCTGCTTTTGCTGCGTCAGGTCAAAGGTGACCAGTGGGAATGTCTGGCAAAGCCCGGCAAGCGGATGCAGCCCGGCACCAAAGTGAGCTTTGGCGATGGCTCCTTGACTGCTGTGGTGGATGAGACCATGGAGGACGGCAACAAGTACGTTACATTCTATTACGATACTGAGACGCTTTATGAAAAGCTGGACGAATTTGGCAAAATGCCTCTGCCGCCCTACATCACCAAGCAGCTGGAGGATCAGAGCCAGTACCAGACCGTCTATGCCAAGGAGCTTGGCAGCGCCGCAGCGCCCACGGCTGGCCTGCACTTCACCCCGGAACTGATGGATACCATCCGCGCCAAGGGCGTGAACATTGCTGAAGTGACCCTGCATGTGGGTCTGGGCACCTTCCGCCCTGTACAGGAGGACGAGATCGCGGATCACAAAATGCACAGCGAATGGTACTGCATCGACGAAAAAACGGCGCAGATGATCCGCGATACCAAGGCTGCCGGTCACCGTGTGATCGCAGTGGGCACTACCAGCTGCCGCACGCTGGAAGCTGTTGCCGCAAAGTACGGCGAGATCCGCGCCTGCAGCGGCAACACTTCTATCTTCCTGTATCCAGGCGTGAAGTTCAACTGCATCGACGGCCTGATCACCAACTTCCACCTGCCGGAAAGCACCCTTATCATGCTGGTGTCGGCCCTGTATGGCTACGAAAAGACCATGGCTGCCTATAAGGTGGCTGTGGAGGAGCGCTATAGATTCTTCTCTTTTGGCGATGCGATGCTGATTCTTTGA
- a CDS encoding TIGR04086 family membrane protein codes for MQRLDRCILQKERGLLCGLVQGLFYAALLVVLSVPSGTLTEEPPLLRFAVLILCGSIGGLLGMVTREKKRRS; via the coding sequence TTGCAGCGGTTGGATCGCTGCATTTTGCAAAAGGAACGCGGCCTGCTGTGCGGGCTTGTACAGGGCCTGTTTTATGCGGCATTGCTCGTGGTGCTCAGCGTTCCTTCCGGTACGCTTACGGAAGAGCCGCCGCTGCTGCGGTTTGCTGTGCTGATCCTGTGCGGCAGTATTGGCGGATTGCTGGGCATGGTGACCCGGGAGAAAAAGCGCCGCAGCTGA
- the asd gene encoding aspartate-semialdehyde dehydrogenase: protein MEKQYKVGIVGATGMVGQRFVTLLENHPWFKLTVLAASGRSAGKTYEEAVGPRWAMTSPMPESVKKMVVLDASKVEEVASQVNFIFCAVNMPKDEIKALEEAYAKAECPVVSNNSANRFTPDVPMVVPEINADHIEIIPAQRKRLGTKRGFIAVKSNCSLQSYVPALHPLMKDFGVSKALVCTYQAISGAGKTFDRMPEIVDNVIPYIGGEEEKSEREPLKLWGHIEGDHIVNAEKPVITAQCFRVPVSDGHTAAVFVSFEKKPTKEQILEAWANFRGPAQELDLPSAPKQFLHYFTEPDRPQPKLDRNTENGMAVCIGRLREDTLFDYKFACMSHNTLRGAAGGGVLLAELLAAKGYFD, encoded by the coding sequence ATGGAAAAACAGTATAAAGTGGGTATCGTAGGTGCGACTGGTATGGTCGGTCAGCGTTTTGTGACGCTGCTGGAAAATCACCCCTGGTTCAAGCTGACCGTTCTGGCCGCATCCGGCCGCAGCGCCGGCAAGACCTATGAGGAAGCTGTCGGTCCCCGCTGGGCCATGACCTCCCCCATGCCGGAAAGTGTCAAGAAGATGGTAGTTTTGGATGCATCCAAGGTGGAAGAGGTTGCTTCTCAGGTGAATTTTATCTTCTGTGCAGTCAACATGCCCAAGGATGAGATCAAGGCTCTGGAAGAGGCCTATGCAAAGGCTGAGTGCCCGGTGGTGTCCAACAACAGTGCAAACCGCTTTACCCCGGATGTGCCCATGGTGGTGCCCGAGATCAACGCCGACCACATCGAGATCATCCCCGCACAGCGCAAGCGTCTTGGCACCAAGCGCGGCTTTATTGCCGTCAAGTCCAACTGCAGCCTGCAGAGCTACGTTCCCGCCCTGCACCCGTTGATGAAGGATTTTGGTGTCAGCAAGGCTCTGGTGTGCACCTATCAGGCCATTTCCGGTGCAGGTAAGACCTTTGACCGTATGCCCGAGATCGTGGACAACGTGATTCCCTACATCGGCGGCGAGGAAGAAAAGAGCGAGCGCGAGCCGCTCAAGCTGTGGGGCCACATTGAGGGCGACCATATCGTGAACGCCGAAAAGCCGGTGATTACCGCACAGTGCTTCCGCGTGCCTGTCTCCGACGGCCACACCGCTGCCGTGTTTGTAAGCTTTGAGAAGAAGCCCACCAAGGAGCAGATTTTGGAGGCATGGGCAAACTTCCGCGGCCCCGCACAGGAGCTTGACCTGCCCAGCGCACCCAAGCAGTTCCTGCATTACTTCACCGAGCCGGATCGTCCGCAGCCCAAGCTGGACCGCAACACCGAGAACGGCATGGCTGTGTGCATCGGCCGCCTGCGCGAGGACACCCTGTTTGATTACAAGTTTGCCTGCATGAGCCACAATACTCTGCGCGGTGCCGCCGGCGGCGGTGTTCTGCTGGCCGAGCTGCTGGCCGCAAAGGGCTATTTCGACTAA
- the yajC gene encoding preprotein translocase subunit YajC has translation MQFLTTTSEGYISLFFTLALMLVLLYFMIYRPQKKQEKKDAAMRSSLEIGDQVTTIGGVIGRVVAIKDDTFVLETGADRVKIRFTKTAISAVEKLNMDKADKK, from the coding sequence ATGCAATTTCTGACTACCACTTCCGAAGGCTACATCAGCCTGTTCTTCACACTGGCTCTGATGCTGGTTCTGCTGTACTTCATGATCTATCGTCCCCAGAAGAAGCAGGAGAAGAAGGATGCCGCAATGCGCAGCAGCCTGGAGATCGGCGATCAGGTCACCACCATTGGCGGTGTCATTGGCCGTGTTGTTGCAATCAAGGACGATACCTTTGTTCTGGAGACCGGTGCTGACCGTGTGAAGATCCGCTTCACCAAGACTGCAATTTCCGCTGTTGAAAAGCTGAACATGGACAAGGCTGACAAGAAGTAA
- a CDS encoding CapA family protein, giving the protein MNKQSPQQHRRRPTAKRRARRQAFWTAGAMLIVFLFCLPLLPKFFLQESIPTAEPVSTESSSAGSATVSQPEEAEPAPEPEPQPLVQTVRFSATGDNLIHAPIYKQAQRRASGEEAYSFDYCYEHIAPFYAQHDVNWINQETLCTDELEPSSYPCFSTPGDCARALYRAGVRVFSLSNNHTYDKGASGIAATLRFWGSMPEDVVTTGLWKGESDYGHIPLQTVNGVTIAYLSYTEHTNGIPQNSSMQANVIYTSQTDVIEQQVKAARQLADFVVVGVHWGVENSHAIADPQRTLAQNLADWGADLIIGTHPHVLQNAQWLTAADGRQVFTAYSLGNFISTQEKPDQLVGAILSVQLEKTTEPDGTVRCSVLSPRLLPTVTHYDAGKSNVRTYLFRDYTEALTKAHGVRKAYPDFSLEMIQSIARENIDPEFLQLT; this is encoded by the coding sequence ATGAACAAACAATCCCCGCAACAGCACCGGCGCAGACCGACTGCAAAACGCCGCGCCAGAAGGCAGGCTTTCTGGACAGCCGGAGCGATGCTGATCGTATTTCTGTTCTGCCTGCCATTGCTGCCAAAGTTCTTTCTGCAGGAAAGCATACCGACGGCAGAACCGGTGAGCACGGAAAGCTCTTCTGCAGGTTCTGCCACTGTATCACAGCCGGAAGAAGCAGAGCCTGCGCCAGAGCCGGAACCGCAGCCGCTGGTTCAGACTGTCCGCTTTTCTGCAACAGGAGATAATCTGATCCACGCTCCCATTTATAAGCAGGCGCAGCGCCGCGCTTCCGGAGAGGAAGCTTACAGTTTCGATTACTGTTACGAACATATTGCGCCTTTTTATGCACAGCATGATGTGAACTGGATCAATCAGGAAACGCTCTGCACGGATGAATTGGAGCCATCCTCCTACCCATGCTTTTCTACGCCGGGCGATTGCGCCCGTGCGCTTTACCGGGCGGGTGTGCGAGTGTTCAGCCTGTCCAATAACCACACCTACGATAAAGGCGCTTCCGGCATTGCCGCTACCCTGCGCTTCTGGGGCAGTATGCCGGAGGATGTTGTAACGACCGGTTTGTGGAAGGGAGAAAGCGACTACGGTCATATCCCGCTGCAGACTGTCAATGGTGTAACGATCGCATATCTTTCCTACACAGAGCATACCAATGGCATCCCGCAGAACAGCTCCATGCAGGCCAATGTGATCTATACCAGCCAGACCGATGTGATCGAGCAGCAGGTAAAAGCGGCACGTCAGCTTGCAGATTTTGTGGTGGTGGGTGTGCACTGGGGCGTAGAAAACAGCCATGCCATCGCAGATCCGCAGCGAACTCTGGCGCAGAACCTTGCAGACTGGGGTGCAGACTTGATCATTGGCACCCACCCGCATGTGCTGCAAAATGCACAGTGGCTGACTGCAGCAGACGGCAGGCAGGTGTTCACGGCCTATTCTCTGGGCAATTTTATCAGCACGCAGGAAAAGCCCGATCAGCTGGTCGGCGCAATTTTATCGGTTCAGCTTGAAAAAACGACCGAACCGGACGGCACTGTCCGTTGCAGCGTGCTCTCTCCCAGACTTCTGCCGACGGTGACCCACTATGATGCAGGCAAATCCAATGTGCGTACCTACCTGTTCCGCGATTATACCGAAGCCCTTACAAAGGCCCACGGAGTACGGAAGGCGTATCCAGATTTCAGCCTGGAAATGATTCAGTCCATTGCCCGGGAAAATATCGACCCGGAGTTTTTGCAGCTTACCTGA
- the dapA gene encoding 4-hydroxy-tetrahydrodipicolinate synthase, with product MKNPVFTGAGVAIITPMYEDGSINFDELGRIIEDQIAHHTDAIIICGTTGECSTMTDEEQLAAIKYTVDVVNHRVPVIAGAGSNDTDHGCALAAKSAECGADALLMVTPYYNKTTQAGLVAHFTAMAEAGGIPVIMYNVPSRTGLNIAPETALELSKHPLINGIKEASGNISQVAKIAQLCGDELNIYSGNDDQVVPLLALGGKGVISVVSNVKPELVHNCCKAFFDGDTAKARQLQLEMLPLADALFCEVNPIPVKYAMNVLGWEAGECRLPLVEPSEAHKEYIEKALRAEGLITE from the coding sequence ATGAAGAATCCTGTCTTTACCGGCGCGGGTGTTGCCATTATCACCCCGATGTACGAGGACGGAAGCATCAACTTTGACGAGCTGGGCCGCATTATTGAGGATCAGATCGCGCACCATACCGATGCCATCATCATCTGCGGCACCACCGGCGAGTGCTCTACTATGACCGATGAGGAGCAGCTTGCCGCCATCAAGTATACGGTGGATGTTGTCAACCACCGCGTGCCCGTCATTGCAGGCGCTGGCTCCAACGATACCGACCACGGCTGCGCACTGGCCGCAAAGTCTGCCGAATGCGGCGCAGACGCTCTGCTGATGGTGACTCCCTATTACAACAAGACCACGCAGGCTGGTCTGGTTGCTCACTTTACCGCCATGGCTGAGGCCGGAGGCATCCCGGTGATCATGTACAACGTGCCTTCCCGCACCGGCCTGAACATTGCCCCGGAGACTGCTCTGGAACTGAGCAAGCATCCTCTGATCAACGGCATCAAGGAAGCTTCCGGCAACATCTCTCAGGTAGCCAAGATCGCACAGCTGTGCGGCGACGAGCTGAACATTTATTCCGGCAACGACGATCAGGTGGTTCCCCTGCTGGCTCTGGGCGGCAAGGGCGTGATCAGCGTCGTGTCCAATGTCAAGCCGGAGCTGGTGCACAACTGCTGCAAGGCATTCTTTGACGGCGATACCGCCAAGGCGCGTCAGCTGCAGTTGGAAATGCTGCCGCTGGCTGATGCGCTGTTCTGTGAAGTGAACCCCATTCCGGTGAAGTACGCCATGAATGTACTGGGCTGGGAAGCTGGCGAGTGCCGTCTGCCTCTGGTAGAGCCGAGCGAGGCACACAAGGAGTATATTGAAAAGGCTCTGCGTGCAGAGGGTCTTATTACAGAATAA
- the dapB gene encoding 4-hydroxy-tetrahydrodipicolinate reductase, protein MTDIVIQGIGGRMGHVLCDMIAQREDCRVIAGIDIKDGKQNGIPVYDSLEKLDGKGDVIIDFSSPAAVEKALPYCEAHKLPIVVCTTGLSEELQLKVVQLSRTVPVFKSANMSMGINVLSELCKRASAILGVNYDVEIVEQHHHNKLDAPSGTALMLADAINEQNNGEYHYVYDRSSVRQKRDPKEIGISSVRGGSIVGDHEVLFCGPDEVITLKHTAYSRNIFANGAVNAAVYLAKKEPGLYNMGDMIAAL, encoded by the coding sequence ATGACGGATATTGTGATTCAGGGCATCGGCGGCCGCATGGGCCATGTGCTGTGTGATATGATCGCACAGCGCGAGGACTGCCGCGTGATTGCAGGCATCGACATAAAGGATGGTAAACAGAACGGCATCCCTGTGTATGACAGCCTGGAAAAGCTGGACGGCAAGGGCGATGTGATCATCGATTTCAGCTCTCCGGCCGCTGTGGAAAAGGCTCTGCCCTACTGTGAAGCTCACAAGCTGCCCATCGTGGTGTGCACCACCGGCCTTTCGGAAGAGCTGCAGCTCAAGGTGGTGCAGCTATCCCGCACGGTGCCGGTGTTCAAGAGCGCTAATATGTCTATGGGCATCAATGTGCTGTCGGAGCTGTGCAAGCGCGCTTCGGCTATTCTGGGTGTGAACTACGATGTTGAGATCGTGGAGCAGCACCACCACAACAAGCTGGATGCACCCAGCGGCACCGCTCTGATGCTGGCCGATGCCATCAACGAGCAGAATAATGGCGAATATCACTATGTGTATGATCGTTCTTCTGTCCGTCAAAAGCGCGACCCGAAGGAAATTGGTATCAGTTCCGTGCGCGGCGGCAGCATCGTGGGTGATCACGAAGTGCTGTTCTGCGGCCCGGACGAGGTGATTACCCTCAAGCACACCGCTTACTCTCGCAATATTTTTGCAAACGGCGCTGTGAATGCAGCAGTTTACCTTGCAAAAAAGGAGCCAGGCCTGTACAATATGGGTGATATGATCGCTGCACTTTAA
- a CDS encoding tyrosine-type recombinase/integrase → MSIYLDEKNPGKHKPFDDAAPDIVEYVRYLEVIAGKSANTAFSYYCDLRGFSRFMKRRRGLVPEDSEMKDIDPKGLDTAFWASVTKEDIYEYLYFLNRECGNKKSSTARRLASLHGFYDYLVNQVNRLDTDPTAAIHPPKQDKVLPKYLTAEQSMELLESTQTQSDFPERDYCMVTLFLNCGMRLAELVGMNLDDIDLENRQIRLFGKGHKERMVYLNDACMEALRLYLGKRNTMEGLLPQEKAVFITRRRKERISNRRVEQLVTGAMKAAGLKGFSTHKLRHTAATLMYQTGNVDILTLKQLLGHSNVSTTQIYTHLQEFQVRAAIEENPLGKVKKPKASSHILDTTEKETGETAEDSALDEELSSAPMKAFEGAAQDGIGLDASVLAMKPDANAGNGNS, encoded by the coding sequence ATGTCGATCTATCTGGACGAGAAAAATCCCGGCAAGCACAAGCCCTTCGATGATGCTGCGCCGGACATTGTGGAATACGTCCGCTATCTGGAAGTGATCGCGGGCAAAAGCGCAAACACGGCGTTCAGCTACTACTGTGATCTGCGCGGATTCAGCCGTTTTATGAAGCGCCGCCGTGGGCTTGTGCCCGAAGACAGTGAGATGAAGGATATCGACCCCAAAGGGCTGGACACCGCATTCTGGGCCTCCGTAACAAAGGAGGATATCTACGAATATCTGTACTTTTTAAACCGCGAGTGCGGCAACAAAAAGTCCTCAACGGCCCGGCGGCTGGCAAGCCTGCACGGCTTTTATGATTACCTGGTCAATCAGGTCAACCGGCTGGATACAGATCCAACTGCGGCCATCCACCCACCCAAACAGGATAAGGTACTGCCCAAATATCTGACGGCGGAGCAGTCCATGGAGTTATTGGAAAGCACGCAGACCCAAAGCGATTTTCCGGAGCGGGATTATTGCATGGTGACGCTGTTTTTGAACTGTGGAATGCGTCTGGCAGAGCTTGTCGGCATGAATCTGGACGACATTGATTTGGAAAACCGCCAGATACGCCTGTTTGGCAAGGGCCACAAGGAGCGCATGGTTTATCTGAATGATGCCTGCATGGAAGCATTGCGGCTGTATCTGGGCAAACGCAATACGATGGAGGGGCTTCTGCCGCAGGAAAAGGCGGTCTTTATTACCCGACGGCGCAAAGAGCGTATCTCGAACCGCAGGGTAGAACAGCTAGTGACCGGTGCAATGAAAGCAGCCGGATTAAAAGGCTTTTCCACACATAAGCTGCGCCACACTGCCGCAACTCTGATGTATCAGACCGGCAATGTAGATATCCTTACACTCAAGCAGCTTTTGGGCCACAGCAACGTGTCTACCACACAAATTTATACGCACCTACAGGAATTTCAGGTGCGCGCGGCTATTGAAGAAAACCCGCTGGGCAAGGTCAAAAAGCCCAAAGCATCTTCTCACATCTTGGATACAACAGAAAAGGAAACAGGGGAGACAGCAGAGGATTCAGCTCTGGATGAGGAACTTTCGTCTGCGCCCATGAAAGCCTTTGAGGGTGCGGCTCAGGATGGCATCGGGCTGGATGCTTCCGTGCTTGCAATGAAGCCTGATGCGAACGCTGGAAACGGAAATTCCTGA
- a CDS encoding N-acetylmuramoyl-L-alanine amidase produces MAKRYSNAAHSKRRKQTSHVLKNTVILLFCAVGIWFGSSLWHAALTLQTAQPAESIAGEEFRPQVGDPPYRVVIDAGHGGADPGARGVIEEKDMTAATASELIRLLQQDSNFIPLQTRDSFDETTTPAQRAARADEQAPQLLLSIHGNSAANGSTASGFECYPAVPGRTWHQESFYFAQLLAKGMQAAGASLRGRGGVRYIYYLENDQKQLVESTHTEVRAERSFTLLEDVNCPAVLAEQCFVTNEADVAQFGSEEGCKKTARVYYEAICAYFGTQPQAEQLAGFTLN; encoded by the coding sequence ATGGCAAAACGATATTCCAATGCCGCGCACTCAAAAAGACGAAAACAGACTTCTCATGTGCTCAAAAATACGGTCATTCTGCTTTTTTGCGCAGTGGGCATCTGGTTTGGCAGCTCACTCTGGCATGCAGCGCTGACTCTGCAGACAGCTCAGCCAGCGGAAAGCATCGCCGGTGAAGAATTCCGTCCGCAGGTCGGTGATCCGCCTTACCGCGTGGTGATCGATGCCGGGCACGGTGGAGCAGACCCGGGTGCAAGGGGAGTGATCGAAGAAAAAGATATGACCGCAGCAACCGCCTCGGAACTGATCCGGTTGCTGCAGCAGGACTCTAATTTTATTCCGCTGCAGACCCGTGACAGCTTTGATGAAACCACTACGCCCGCCCAGCGTGCCGCCAGAGCGGACGAACAGGCACCGCAGCTGCTGCTTTCCATCCACGGCAACTCAGCTGCAAATGGCTCCACTGCATCCGGCTTTGAGTGCTATCCGGCAGTGCCGGGCCGGACTTGGCATCAGGAAAGCTTTTACTTTGCGCAGCTGCTTGCCAAAGGAATGCAGGCTGCAGGAGCATCTCTGCGTGGGCGCGGGGGAGTCCGATACATTTATTATCTGGAAAACGATCAGAAGCAACTGGTGGAAAGCACCCACACCGAGGTGCGTGCAGAGCGAAGCTTTACGTTGCTGGAAGATGTAAATTGTCCGGCAGTGCTGGCAGAGCAATGCTTTGTAACGAATGAAGCAGATGTTGCACAGTTCGGCAGCGAAGAAGGTTGTAAAAAAACAGCCCGCGTTTATTACGAAGCGATCTGTGCATACTTTGGCACACAGCCGCAGGCCGAGCAGCTTGCCGGGTTCACTTTAAATTAA